Proteins from one Salvelinus sp. IW2-2015 linkage group LG32, ASM291031v2, whole genome shotgun sequence genomic window:
- the rxrga gene encoding LOW QUALITY PROTEIN: retinoic acid receptor RXR-gamma-A (The sequence of the model RefSeq protein was modified relative to this genomic sequence to represent the inferred CDS: deleted 1 base in 1 codon), protein MDNTESCLHLNSSVQVSHLSSTPSQPLSIMVGPPHPHHHHHPSVISTTINPGRPRPSLISTLGSPFNGLGGSPYSVITSSSLGSPGVSMPHTPTIGFSTLSSPQINSLNSVSSSEDIKPPPGLAGLGHMNSYGCMSPGSMSKHICAICGDRSSGKHYAVYSCEGCKGFFKRTIRKDLTYTCRDSKECLIDKRQRNRCQYCRYQKCLAMGMKREAVQEERQRGRDKSDNEVESTSSYNGDMPVEKILDAELAIEPKTEAYMEASTGNSKNDPVTNICQAADKQLFTLVEWAKRIPHFSELPLDDQVILLRAGWNELLIASFSHRSVTVKDGILLATGLHVHRSSAHSAGVGSIFDRVLTELVSKMKDMQMDKTELGCLRAIVLFNPDAKGLSNPTEVEALREKVYASLESYTKHRYPEQPGRFAKLLLRLPALRSIGLKCLEHLFFFKLIGDTPIDTFLMEMLEAPHQIT, encoded by the exons ATGGATAATACTGAATCGTGTCTACATCTAA ATTCTTCTGTTCAGGTCTCCCACCTGAGCTCCACCCCCTCACAGCCCCTTAGCATCATGGTGGGCCCCCCTCAccctcaccaccatcaccacccctcCGTCATCAGCACCACCATCAACCCCGGGCGGCCCCGCCCATCCCTCATAAGCACCCTGGGCTCGCCGTTCAATGGGCTGGGGGGCTCGCCGTACTCCGTCATCACGTCGTCCTCTCTGGGCTCGCCAGGTGTCTCCATGCCCCACACGCCCACCATAGGCTTCAGCACGCTCTCCAGCCCACAG ATAAACTCTCTGAACAGTGTGAGCAGCAGTGAGGACATCAAGCCTCCTCCAGGCCTGGCT GGACTGGGTCACATGAACAGCTACGGCTGCATGAGCCCAGGGTCCATGTCCAAGCACATCTGTGCCATCTGTGGGGACCGATCCTCAG GGAAACACTATGCTGTGTACAGCTGTGAAGGCTGTAAAGGCTTCTTCAAGAGAACCATCAGGAAGGACCTCACCTACACGTGTCGAGACAGCAAGGAGTGCCTGATCGATAAGCGCCAACGCAACCGCTGCCAATATTGTCGCTACCAGAAGTGTCTGGCCATGGGCATGaagagagaag CAGTGCAGGAGGAGCGTCAGCGGGGCCGGGACAAGAGTGATAACGAGGTGGAGTCAACCAGTAGTTACAACGGGGACATGCCGGTCGAGAAGATATTGGACGCGGAGTTGGCCATCGAACCCAAGACTGAAGCTTACATGGAAGCCAGCACAGGCAACTCT AAGAACGACCCGGTCACCAACATCTGCCAGGCAGCAGACAAGCAGCTATTCACCCTGGTGGAGTGGGCCAAAAGGATCCCCCACTTCTCTGAGCTGCCCCTGGACGACCAGGTCATCTTATTACGAGCAG gctggaATGAGCTGCTCATCGCCTCGTTCTCCCACCGCTCTGTGACAGTGAAGGACGGGATCCTCCTGGCCACGGGCCTCCACGTCCACCGCAGCAGCGCCCACAGCGCAGGAGTGGGCTCCATCTTTGACAG AGTGCTGACGGAGCTGGTGTCTAAGATGAAAGACATGCAGATGGACAAGACTGAGTTGGGCTGCCTCCGAGCCATCGTCCTCTTCAACCCAG ATGCCAAGGGCCTGTCTAATCCTACAGAGGTGGAAGCCCTGAGAGAGAAGGTGTACGCCTCGCTGGAGTCCTACACTAAACACAGATACCCAGAGCAGCCTGGCAG ATTTGCCAAGCTGTTGCTGCGTCTGCCTGCACTGCGCTCCATCGGCCTCAAGTGTCTGGAGCACCTCTTCTTCTTCAAGCTGATAGGAGACACGCCCATAGACACGTTCCTCATGGAAATGCTTGAAGCGCCGCACCAGATCACATGA